A window of the Mesotoga prima MesG1.Ag.4.2 genome harbors these coding sequences:
- a CDS encoding (2Fe-2S)-binding protein, giving the protein MKIALTVNGKLHDIDIDPGEYLLDVLRRIGYKSVRRSCNSASCGTCTVLLNGKPILSCSTFAASVDGQNIETVEGMADGEKLHPIQEAILEEGGAQCGYCIPGLIMAGEALLRENSDPSDEEIKLALNGNICRCTGYEPQNRAIKKAAKVMRGELDD; this is encoded by the coding sequence ATGAAAATAGCTCTTACAGTTAACGGGAAACTTCATGATATCGATATCGATCCAGGAGAATACCTGCTCGATGTACTGAGAAGAATCGGCTACAAAAGTGTCAGAAGAAGCTGTAATTCGGCAAGTTGCGGCACTTGCACAGTTCTCTTGAACGGCAAACCAATACTCTCTTGTTCTACTTTTGCAGCCTCGGTTGACGGTCAAAACATCGAGACTGTCGAAGGAATGGCAGATGGAGAAAAGCTTCACCCAATTCAAGAAGCTATTCTCGAAGAAGGGGGTGCCCAATGTGGATACTGTATCCCTGGACTAATAATGGCAGGAGAAGCTCTGCTAAGAGAGAATAGCGATCCCTCTGACGAAGAGATAAAACTCGCGCTAAATGGCAATATTTGTAGATGTACTGGCTACGAACCGCAGAACAGAGCAATCAAGAAGGCAGCAAAAGTGATGAGAGGTGAACTGGATGACTGA
- a CDS encoding FAD binding domain-containing protein has translation MLSNVNEYFRPKTVEEAYELMQNDRDHSIFLSGGTIVALMESSRIEKIIDLKFLRLDTISVTEGEIVVGATTTIESFRKDPVIRKEFDDFFYDAFSLVGSWQIRNMATIGGSVAPKLGWSDVSTCLLTTGSSLMIYGVDGYQRMLVSDYFSLPTGEKPLITHVMLKRDGWVSAFEKFSKTTFDIATVNVGLSIIPERNRIKGARVVCGSRPQYPARFESVEAAMTDLEINDVMPAIVRSLVYESFSGGSNMTASFEYRKHLASVLAQRAAEKVKEMIT, from the coding sequence ATGCTGTCTAATGTAAACGAGTACTTCAGACCTAAGACAGTCGAAGAGGCTTACGAACTTATGCAGAATGACAGAGATCATTCGATTTTCTTGTCTGGAGGGACAATTGTAGCACTTATGGAGTCCTCAAGAATTGAAAAGATAATCGACTTGAAGTTTCTTAGACTTGACACAATTTCAGTTACGGAGGGTGAAATAGTTGTCGGAGCAACTACGACTATTGAATCCTTTAGAAAGGACCCAGTTATCAGGAAGGAATTCGATGACTTCTTCTACGACGCCTTCTCATTAGTGGGTTCCTGGCAGATCAGGAACATGGCAACAATAGGTGGCTCGGTCGCTCCAAAACTTGGATGGTCGGATGTGAGCACCTGCCTTCTAACAACGGGTTCTAGTCTTATGATCTATGGGGTAGACGGATATCAGAGGATGTTAGTATCCGACTATTTTTCTTTACCTACAGGAGAAAAGCCTCTAATTACCCATGTAATGTTGAAGAGAGACGGCTGGGTTTCGGCCTTCGAAAAGTTCTCTAAGACTACTTTCGACATTGCAACCGTAAATGTTGGTCTCTCGATTATTCCCGAACGTAACCGAATAAAGGGTGCCAGGGTCGTATGTGGATCGAGACCTCAGTATCCAGCGAGATTCGAGAGCGTCGAAGCGGCAATGACAGACCTGGAGATAAACGATGTAATGCCTGCGATAGTTAGAAGCCTCGTTTACGAAAGCTTCTCTGGAGGATCTAACATGACCGCTTCTTTCGAGTATAGAAAACATCTCGCGTCCGTCCTTGCCCAGAGAGCTGCTGAAAAGGTTAAGGAGATGATCACATGA
- a CDS encoding FAD binding domain-containing protein, with the protein MSFNVLMPTSEEELVSLLSKERSHILSGGTDLIVKIRLKRVIPKIVVSLKHLKGLDTIEDLGDKIRVGCRVTISELLKSEIIDRHGRIVQMALRQIGSPQIRNRATLAGNIVNASPAGDSIVAMVLTNASLSIGSANGERYERVVDFIKGPGETTLSRGEFVKSITFEKTDALFPQFYKVGQRNSMAISVASVGSLTSESEIRLAFGSVAPTVVVPIEACEYYSAKNGSFDEERFVELAMKCVTPIDDVRATAWYRTTVVRNLIHRTLKVWRKKGYNAV; encoded by the coding sequence GTGTCATTCAACGTTCTAATGCCAACCAGTGAAGAGGAGCTAGTTTCTCTTCTTTCGAAGGAAAGAAGTCACATTCTCTCAGGCGGCACCGACCTTATCGTAAAGATAAGGTTGAAGAGAGTGATTCCTAAGATTGTAGTTAGCCTTAAACATCTAAAGGGCCTTGACACAATTGAGGATCTCGGCGACAAGATAAGAGTTGGCTGCAGGGTAACGATTTCCGAACTCTTGAAGAGCGAAATAATCGACCGACACGGAAGAATCGTACAGATGGCCTTAAGACAAATAGGGAGTCCACAGATTAGAAACCGCGCCACTCTTGCTGGAAACATTGTTAATGCCTCCCCCGCCGGGGATTCGATAGTTGCGATGGTTCTCACGAACGCCAGTCTGTCAATAGGAAGCGCAAATGGTGAGAGGTATGAAAGAGTGGTGGACTTCATAAAGGGTCCTGGGGAGACAACTCTTTCAAGAGGAGAATTCGTAAAGTCAATAACATTTGAGAAGACTGACGCTCTCTTCCCGCAGTTCTACAAGGTTGGTCAGAGGAATTCTATGGCCATTTCGGTCGCTTCCGTTGGATCGTTGACTTCTGAGTCGGAAATTAGGCTTGCCTTTGGATCTGTTGCGCCGACCGTTGTCGTACCGATCGAGGCTTGTGAATACTACTCTGCAAAGAACGGGTCATTTGACGAAGAGCGGTTTGTCGAACTAGCTATGAAATGTGTGACACCCATTGATGATGTTAGAGCGACCGCCTGGTATCGGACCACTGTAGTAAGGAATCTGATTCATAGAACTCTAAAAGTCTGGAGAAAGAAGGGGTACAATGCTGTCTAA
- a CDS encoding nucleotidyltransferase family protein, whose amino-acid sequence MESNSVSLILLAAGESSRFGDEKLCSNFRGKPLLQWSLDNLKNVGVLNKFLIIKPGFELNRFDTGSFKILINDDYRKGISTSIVRGLCECAEERTGIVLMLADMPLVSGEDVEFLLESLLPEDEMVSFVYDGRKGFPTFIAKKLFPELLKITGDRGAFQLVKNGQAKIREIEGSERNVFDIDSPEDRLQI is encoded by the coding sequence ATGGAAAGTAATTCTGTTTCGCTAATTCTTCTGGCGGCAGGGGAATCCAGTCGCTTTGGAGATGAGAAGCTCTGTTCTAATTTTAGGGGAAAGCCTCTTCTGCAATGGTCTCTCGATAATCTGAAGAATGTTGGTGTTCTTAACAAGTTTCTAATTATTAAGCCTGGCTTCGAACTCAATAGATTCGATACGGGAAGCTTCAAAATATTGATAAATGATGATTACAGAAAGGGAATTTCGACCAGCATAGTTAGAGGACTTTGCGAATGTGCTGAAGAGCGCACTGGAATTGTACTCATGCTTGCCGATATGCCTTTGGTTAGCGGAGAAGATGTCGAGTTTCTTCTGGAGTCACTTCTCCCTGAAGATGAGATGGTCTCCTTTGTGTATGACGGAAGAAAGGGTTTCCCGACATTCATAGCAAAGAAACTATTTCCCGAGCTCTTGAAAATCACTGGAGATAGGGGTGCTTTTCAACTTGTTAAGAATGGACAGGCGAAAATCCGTGAAATAGAAGGCAGTGAGCGTAATGTATTCGATATAGATTCGCCAGAAGATAGACTGCAAATCTGA
- a CDS encoding (2Fe-2S)-binding protein, which translates to MKISFTLNNERLSMDVVEDMRLLDFLRDELGLTGTKEGCGEGECGACTVIIDGKAVNSCLVLLPEIDGSEVTTIEGLSKDGELDTIQKAFVDEGAVQCGFCTPGMIMSAKALLDRNDSPSDEEIMEAIEGNLCRCTGYYKIVQAIKTAAENLRKTNGK; encoded by the coding sequence ATGAAGATCAGCTTCACACTAAACAATGAACGGTTATCAATGGATGTAGTCGAAGATATGAGACTACTGGACTTCTTGCGTGATGAACTGGGCCTAACTGGAACAAAAGAAGGCTGTGGCGAAGGGGAGTGCGGCGCCTGTACCGTAATCATCGACGGGAAGGCAGTCAATTCCTGTCTCGTTCTTCTTCCCGAAATCGATGGTTCAGAGGTAACCACAATTGAAGGTCTCTCAAAGGATGGGGAACTAGACACCATTCAGAAGGCTTTTGTAGACGAAGGAGCTGTCCAATGCGGGTTCTGTACTCCAGGCATGATAATGTCGGCAAAGGCCCTTCTTGATAGAAACGATTCGCCAAGCGATGAAGAGATAATGGAGGCAATCGAAGGCAACCTTTGTAGATGCACAGGTTACTACAAGATTGTCCAGGCAATTAAGACCGCCGCAGAAAACCTCAGGAAAACTAATGGAAAGTAA
- the thrC gene encoding threonine synthase, producing MSKFLLKCITCGKEFSEEEEEYYCPVCGERRGTLEVVYDFDQVREKYESSSVDLNNRGIWAFDFLLPFENCTDTPRLFVGNTPLYRNHFLEEKYKVSELLLKDDGRNPTASFKDRASGVAVLKAKEKSFDTVFCASTGNAASSLSGFAAVSGLKSVIFVPATAPAAKITQLQVYGSKILAINASYDRVFDLSMEIGMSKGWYCRNSAINPYLLEGKKTCAMEIAFKTKDRLPDFVFVSAGDGTVLSSFYKGFEDLMKLGVISKIPTIVGVQAEGSNAIMRAYERGYPFEPVDIEARTVADSISVGKPRDVFKACRYTQKHNGLFLSVSDGEILGSIIELARETGVFAEPAGATAFAGFKKARRLSIVNERNSVVIVVTGNGLKDLKSVSYVLPKVETLSPVKDAIEEALNEDQLHTKQ from the coding sequence TTGAGCAAGTTTCTTCTCAAATGTATAACATGCGGAAAGGAGTTTTCAGAAGAGGAAGAGGAATACTATTGTCCAGTTTGCGGCGAGCGTAGAGGAACCCTGGAAGTCGTTTACGACTTTGATCAAGTGAGAGAAAAATACGAATCTTCTTCGGTCGATCTCAACAACAGGGGTATTTGGGCATTTGATTTTCTTTTGCCATTTGAGAATTGTACCGATACTCCAAGGCTCTTCGTAGGCAATACTCCTCTATATAGAAACCATTTTTTGGAAGAAAAATACAAAGTATCGGAGTTACTCCTTAAAGACGACGGCAGGAATCCGACTGCTTCATTTAAAGATAGAGCAAGCGGTGTTGCAGTCTTAAAGGCGAAAGAAAAGTCTTTCGATACCGTTTTCTGCGCTTCAACGGGAAATGCAGCCAGCTCGCTTTCGGGATTTGCAGCTGTTAGTGGACTGAAGAGCGTGATCTTCGTCCCCGCTACAGCTCCTGCCGCCAAGATTACTCAGCTACAGGTGTATGGATCAAAAATCCTGGCAATAAATGCGAGCTACGACCGGGTATTCGATTTGTCGATGGAAATCGGTATGTCAAAGGGTTGGTACTGTAGAAATAGCGCAATAAATCCATACCTTCTTGAGGGGAAGAAGACTTGTGCAATGGAAATCGCATTCAAGACGAAAGACAGACTACCGGATTTTGTTTTTGTTTCGGCAGGTGATGGTACTGTCTTGTCAAGTTTCTACAAAGGGTTTGAAGATTTGATGAAGCTCGGTGTGATCTCTAAAATTCCAACCATAGTAGGAGTTCAGGCAGAAGGTTCAAACGCAATAATGAGAGCTTATGAAAGAGGATACCCATTTGAGCCAGTAGATATCGAGGCAAGAACGGTTGCGGACAGCATCAGTGTGGGAAAGCCAAGAGACGTTTTTAAGGCTTGCAGGTACACACAGAAGCATAATGGTTTGTTTCTTTCCGTTTCGGACGGTGAGATTCTCGGGAGTATAATTGAACTTGCCAGAGAAACCGGTGTGTTCGCCGAACCGGCAGGCGCTACGGCATTTGCAGGCTTCAAGAAGGCCAGAAGATTGAGTATTGTGAACGAAAGAAATAGTGTTGTCATCGTGGTAACTGGAAATGGTTTGAAGGACCTTAAGAGCGTTTCATATGTGCTTCCAAAGGTCGAGACTTTGTCACCGGTAAAAGATGCAATTGAGGAGGCTCTAAATGAAGATCAGCTTCACACTAAACAATGA
- a CDS encoding 4Fe-4S binding protein, giving the protein MKLATEIAGIHLENPLMPASGPLTGDQRKMRAIEAMGVGAMVTKTISTVAAKVPRPCIIAERDFVINTELWSEFSPEKWLNEFLPDYRKESALPLIVSLGYSPEDLRKLVPRFAKFADAFELSTHYVADDPSLIRELISAVKAGTEKPVFLKFDPSVPDPAEMARVVQESGGDGIVAINSLGPVYPMDRRVNRSYLGSRDGFGWISGPVIRRLSLSSVRRIREGCTLPIIGVGGIVSADDVVDFLCAGASAVQMLSGALIRGKGIFKRILESLPSALEKRGFKSVEEAVGSAKDQKESFTVRNPVIDHDKCTRCGLCVEVCPYFALSLQEKVEVDSAECFGCGLCESICPVAAIGGVLV; this is encoded by the coding sequence GTGAAACTCGCTACTGAGATAGCCGGGATTCATCTAGAGAATCCCCTTATGCCCGCTTCCGGGCCACTAACCGGCGACCAGAGAAAAATGCGCGCAATAGAGGCAATGGGAGTAGGTGCAATGGTAACAAAAACAATATCAACGGTTGCAGCCAAGGTTCCCAGACCATGCATTATCGCAGAAAGGGACTTCGTAATAAACACAGAGCTTTGGAGTGAATTCTCACCTGAAAAATGGCTTAATGAATTTCTTCCAGATTACAGGAAGGAATCAGCGCTTCCTTTAATCGTTAGCCTAGGCTATTCACCAGAGGACTTAAGAAAGTTGGTCCCACGATTCGCCAAATTCGCAGATGCTTTTGAGTTGTCAACTCATTATGTTGCCGATGATCCGTCGCTTATCAGAGAGCTTATCTCTGCAGTAAAAGCGGGAACTGAAAAGCCTGTCTTTCTGAAATTCGATCCTTCCGTTCCCGATCCAGCGGAGATGGCGAGAGTTGTTCAGGAATCAGGTGGTGACGGAATCGTCGCTATCAATTCACTGGGTCCGGTTTACCCCATGGACCGGAGAGTAAATCGTTCTTATTTAGGAAGCAGGGACGGTTTCGGTTGGATTAGCGGACCGGTAATAAGGCGGCTATCCCTCTCATCGGTGAGAAGAATTCGTGAAGGTTGTACTCTCCCTATAATTGGAGTAGGCGGGATTGTCAGCGCAGACGATGTCGTAGACTTCTTATGCGCCGGGGCTTCTGCAGTTCAAATGTTGTCGGGAGCCCTGATAAGGGGAAAGGGGATATTCAAGAGAATTCTCGAATCGCTTCCCTCGGCTCTGGAAAAGAGAGGTTTTAAAAGCGTTGAAGAAGCAGTTGGCTCTGCAAAGGACCAGAAAGAGTCCTTTACCGTAAGAAATCCTGTAATTGATCATGATAAGTGCACTAGATGCGGTCTTTGCGTGGAGGTCTGCCCGTATTTTGCACTCAGTCTTCAGGAAAAAGTGGAGGTAGATTCAGCGGAATGCTTTGGTTGCGGACTTTGTGAATCCATTTGCCCAGTTGCTGCAATCGGAGGTGTCCTGGTTTGA
- a CDS encoding amidohydrolase family protein — MQINNVSIYTNDGDYIPKGFVRVENGKIVKVAAGESAYDGENFYFEGKLLMPSLVNAHTHIYSTFARGLKVAPFNPSSFTKLLEQLWWRLDRAMTVEDLKISAYVAATESLKSGVTSLFDHNSSPNAIEGSLRGIASSVNSVGLRYCGAYEVSDRDGTERRDKGIRENLDFSSESSAYRKGIFGLHASFTLSNETLSLASREIAGKIPIHVHVAEGPEDQEYTVSVHDSRVLERFRRAGLMTENSIYAHCIHTTPSERTLVKDSRGYIVVNCQSNVNNGVGFPEWRNFANEGIRILLGNDGYGFNLCHDVRFLILCPHYIYRDPKVSSSGDIGRSLFGSNYDLATRTFGVNLGTIREGSSADFILLDYKSPTEITAENFVDHFFFGICENIAVSDAFVGGERVLAEGRPTRVNEDDIYKEARKLYKAFEKRF, encoded by the coding sequence ATGCAAATAAACAACGTTTCGATTTATACAAATGATGGAGATTATATTCCAAAGGGATTCGTAAGGGTAGAAAATGGAAAGATAGTCAAGGTAGCAGCCGGAGAAAGCGCGTATGACGGCGAAAACTTCTATTTCGAAGGTAAGTTGCTCATGCCATCTCTAGTTAATGCCCATACTCACATATATTCAACGTTCGCAAGAGGGTTAAAAGTAGCTCCATTCAACCCTTCGTCTTTCACGAAATTACTTGAGCAACTGTGGTGGAGACTGGATAGAGCAATGACAGTAGAAGATCTCAAGATCTCCGCCTATGTGGCTGCCACAGAATCTCTTAAGAGCGGAGTTACATCTCTCTTTGACCATAATTCCTCTCCAAATGCAATAGAGGGTTCTCTTCGAGGTATCGCTTCTTCCGTGAATTCCGTTGGCCTAAGATACTGTGGAGCTTACGAGGTTTCGGACAGAGACGGAACGGAGCGGCGCGATAAAGGGATAAGGGAGAATTTGGATTTTAGCAGCGAAAGCTCGGCATACAGAAAGGGCATATTCGGACTCCATGCCTCCTTCACTTTATCTAATGAAACGCTTTCCCTTGCTTCAAGAGAGATAGCAGGAAAGATTCCCATACATGTCCATGTCGCGGAGGGACCTGAAGATCAGGAATACACAGTTAGTGTTCATGACTCGAGAGTTCTGGAAAGATTTCGCAGGGCAGGACTTATGACCGAAAATTCGATCTACGCTCACTGCATCCACACTACACCTTCCGAAAGGACTCTTGTCAAAGATTCAAGAGGATACATCGTCGTAAACTGTCAATCCAACGTGAACAATGGCGTTGGCTTTCCAGAATGGAGAAACTTTGCTAATGAAGGCATAAGAATACTTCTGGGAAATGACGGGTACGGGTTCAACCTGTGTCACGATGTTCGGTTCCTGATCCTTTGCCCTCATTACATTTACCGTGATCCGAAAGTTAGTTCTTCAGGTGATATCGGCCGTTCGCTTTTTGGCTCAAACTACGATCTGGCAACAAGGACCTTTGGTGTAAATCTCGGTACAATCAGGGAAGGGAGCAGCGCAGACTTCATTCTTCTAGATTATAAGAGCCCGACTGAAATCACGGCTGAGAACTTCGTCGACCATTTCTTTTTTGGTATATGCGAAAACATTGCGGTCAGCGACGCTTTCGTAGGTGGTGAACGAGTGCTGGCGGAAGGAAGACCCACAAGAGTTAATGAAGATGATATATACAAAGAGGCTAGAAAGCTTTACAAAGCTTTTGAAAAAAGGTTCTGA